In Puntigrus tetrazona isolate hp1 chromosome 23, ASM1883169v1, whole genome shotgun sequence, the DNA window TTAGATTTGGCTTCCTCACACTCTTTTCGCTCAGTGCGGTTGCCATGAGGAGAATGTGAAAGTGTCTATCGAGTGCTGAGCGTCTTGATTGCTGACAGACAGCGTGCTGCAACTCAAAATGCAATTTCCATAAtaatgctgagaaaaaaaattgcagccCACGATCACAGACAAAAGTTTAATCCACTCACATATAAATCAATAGGAACACACCCACACATATTAGAGGCATGTGTAGGGAGTGAGCACTGCGTAATTGTGGTTGTAAACACAGAGGCGGCAATGTGCTTGTCTTTCACTTCCTGTGTTGATTAGCAGTGACAGGGTGAGCTTCTGTGTGACTGGACACTGCTGCTGGCTGACCCGCGGGGTAACACAGGGTTAATGATGTTTTCTGCCATTGATATCACAAAGCTGCTGGTCATTTCGATCAAGCTTCATTTATGCTGCTGTCACAACACTCGTGCTGTGCTTTTTATGCCATCTGTGTCTTTCTCTAGCCTTTCATCAGACTTCTGCTCTATTGCTTTATTAGTAGTCGATTCCTCCCCTAGTTTTTTATACCAAATTTTCCATAATTGGTGCTGGGTGGTATGAGTAATAATCTGtatcactgtatttttatatgtaccaTTATATGTTTCTATACATTTTACTGTCAGGAGCACacagaatataaaaacattgtaatgtcaaatacaattttttcttAACAATTTAATTAGTCTTTTACGGATACATGGACAACAATGTTGtgatatttgttaaaaatattatagcaataatatctattattattattactactattattattaagaagATGTATTCTCCTGTGCAACAGTAATATATTCCTgtcataataaaaagaatttgcatttctgtttgtttaaataaattgtattactattattatagtaGTAGTTGTTGTAGTAGTGCAATAGTATTTGTTATAATTCTTAAGGTAaactaaagactttttttttttgtcatgatgaccttttgttttttgtgtgtgtatgatatgATGATAATGTTTATCAAATGAAATCATGCAATTCTGTTGAAGTGACTCTCTGAACAGCTCTGGAGATGAAATTCATGCGTTCACCTAATGAGACGGCAAATGAGAATGAGAATATCTGCAATTCAAAACAAACCAGCCAGCCTGCAAATAAGGCACAATTGGGAAATAATTTTCATCTCATTTGAATAAATCGAACCATTATCCCTTTTTATTCGCAAATTAGCCTTGAGACTTTTAGCCTAAGCCCTTCTGAGCTAAGTTTCCATGAATATATGATTAACTCCAAGTATTTCCAGTGCCACAAACGAAAACATGATTGGCACTGCAGGCCAGTGTCTAATGAAATATCCTGTGCTCTCTCTTTGAATCTTTCTTTCAGTATAGCTAATAATAGCACCTTTTAAGAAGCACATTTTGCCATTTATATGTTACCTCTGTTTGACCTGTGATGGATTTCTTTCTGTTCTTCACCCCTCACTAGTAGCCTACTCTCTGACTGATTCTTTGCTTAAAAGCTTCCGAGCAGAGCTTCCCAGGCTCTCTGTCTTTGTTTGATTGGAATTAGCAGTAATGCCATTAAAGCTGCCACCGGCACTGAGCTTGTCACATCTCTGCATTACAGGGATTACAGCTGTAGTGTTTACATGCCTCTACCTGCAGCCAGAGATTGAGAATGCACTGAGCTGCTGCAAAGCAGGACAGGTGAGGAGTGATAGGCGgggaggaaatgtgaaaataaatgcacatttttagcGTTGAGATGCGTGCTTGAGAGAATGATTGAAAGGGAGAATATGCGAAAACTGGGTGGTTTGATATGGAAATTAGCCATTATAAAGCAAGTTTCCCTCATGGCTTGTAATTACATAAAACAATGATACAGCTAAGTGATGCGCaataaaatattctcttttttacattttttaatttaaccagAGACTTTTTGAGTCAGCCCTATTCAAGAGTACCCTCTGGCTACTCTGACCTGGATAACTGCACACGCTCAAAGACAGTTTTCAATTCCATGTTCCCTGCAGCATCAGATGAGAAAGATCAATCAGGATCAGTCGCCACCCTCGAAGGTGAAAAGGCAGCTTTACACAGAGAGGAATCACAGCATGCGCTGAAAAAAGTGTTTGCAGAACGTGAAAAATGAAGACATCAGTTCTAATAGGATTACATATTAAATTAgtcttgtattttaataaacgtTTTGACTGACATTTAGCATCATAAAACACGAAACAATACTCCCAAGATTCAGATTCTTTCtgaaatattcataaaacaataaatcattgCTTTGTGAACTACACTGGTTTTgcgtttgttttttaatgcactcAAAACTTTCAGGTGAGGTCCAAAAGTGTTAAAtccatttttgtaaaaaaaactttagaaaTACATAAGATTCAGACCTAAAGTGTGAGTTAGCAGGAGTGAAAGAAGCAAAAAAcaccaattttaaaaatactctCATCTGTGACAACGAGATAATTTGCGAGCACTGTGATTGATTCTCCCTTCGAGATGCCAAAGTAATACTCTATCGAGAAGAGATGAAGACACATTATAGAGGAGAGATAGGGGATGTCTATTGCTGCTGGCCAAACAGCTTAATTCCTATTTGAGACATATTCCTGAGAGAGGGTGCACTGGGATTAACTGTGACAAGAAAAGGAAGCTAATAAAACTTAAGCTGTGGTTACTGTGTGTTTGATAAATTGAGGGAAGCTGTAGGCAGTGTATGTTTTAGTGTGATTTAGGTTTGTGCTTGTTTGAAGGTATTGTCTGGTTGACCACTGATGGGatgaattaaatatatctaaaaaaacagaaatctgGATGTTTCTGTATAAAGAATTTGTACTTTACATTCCTAAATTCTGTCTATTATGCACAAGAGGTGAAATGTCAGGCTATAATTAAATCATCACATTTATGTCTGAACTGATTTGTGctcagcatttttgttttacagaaaaagacaataatctggAAATGAAGGAACCCTCATCCATTTGTCAACGGAAGTCTGTTGCGTGTTATGcgtgttataaataatatttgttcattGAATTGAATGTGTTCATTAAATTATTCAGttactgtatgtttgtaaaGCAATGTAAAAATAGATACAGATTATTTCAATCTAAATTGATTGTACTAATGAAGGAAAATTGTCTTTCACTTTTGAAATTTTGTTAAAGAAcctgcagagagagaaacaaagaaagcaaagaaCGTAATAAACGTTCTGTGTATGGCGACAGGAAATAGAATGCACTTACATTTTCCTAATTTTGTTACATGATGATGATCCAGTGTCTCATAACCACCTCAGCAGGGCTTTGCTGTTCAATAAAATAAACGACAGCCTGAGTCCAAGCCAATTGGAAATCTGATCTAGAACATTCAACATTGATTTcaagtctttctttctttctttctgctgtcATTCTCAAGGGTGTGATCAGTGTTGTAATTCAGCAGAGAGGGGAGAATGGTATTTAACTGACTTACAGGAACCCTGCCAGTTAATAGCTGAGTGCTGTTTGGCCTGTGATGCCCATGCCATCTAAGTAAGCAAATGAGTCAATTGGCCATTCTGAATATTGCTGAATTCTAATAGAGTTTAATGGCAGGTGAACAGCAACATAATCAGTGTGGTGAGCCTGTTTTGACCTGTTGGTATAATAGAAAGTCCTTTTTTAGAGAAAGCCTGAGTCTTTGCAAAACCAGATGATTGTCTCCAATTGGGTTATATTAAGCTAAGTAATAGGCCAAGCTTGTCAGTTGCGATGTTTGTCAGTTGTCACCATGGAGACTGATGCATTGCCTCTCAGCTGTGGCTGTTTGAGAGATGTTTACTCGGCTATAGCGCTGCTTATttgttcaggttttttttattttcttgagtTTGATGGTCAAGGTTCAAGGTTTGATTTTGTCTGATATCATCCGTGTGCCCAAAGGGCTAAATTTTACCAGCAAAGAGAGATTTTCTGACTCATTGAAAACACACTCTTtattcagagaaagaaagactcTGTGTCACTTGTCAAATTTGAGGCACGCTTGCTGACAGCCATTCTCACAGGCTCTCTATtgcttgctttttcttttagagGCTGTTTTTTTCTCGCACAGCAAGTTGTGAGAAGGATGTGGAGCAATTTTATAGACCTCATCAAGTCAGGGTGATTCATTCTGCCAATCTCCTGACATCCGGCGAGCACTTCTATTACTCTCGCTACCCTTGAGACAGACTGAAATATCATGGCACTTCCtgtcaaaagaaacaaattaagTCCAGTGAAAGTCAGATTTTTCAAGGGCCTCACATAAATATCTATCGAATGCACGGCTGCGGGTTTTGCTTCATATCTTCCAAAAACCACTCTCTACTTTCCTCTGGCACTTCCATCCGTCTCACAGGATAAACAGTGCAGTCATAAGGTCATGAATcaggaaattttaaataacgAAAGTAAAAGACAGTGATCCCTCCTGAGAAAACATGCTCTCTGACATCCGTGTAATCTCAAGTGCGACCTTGGTGTGTCTCACAAGACATCTGAAACAGCGTGTAGACTGTGGTGCTGAGGGTAGAACATCGCATGGTGAAGCACTCTGTGGTGCGCTGGCAGTCTGCCCAGACAAGTGTACAGCCTTTTTCAGCTGGTCACAGTGACATTATAAGCAGACTCTAGGTCTTTTCCAAGCCTGCAGACTGGCATCAAGGTTATACGgagttcagatttttttttttttttttttttacatagaagtctcttatgctcaccaaagcagcatttatttggtaCAGCAAAAattgtaatgttgtaaaatattattacatttaaaataactcctttgtatttgtttcaatatgttttaaaatgtacgtTTTTACTCCAAttatcagtgtcacatgatctctCAGAAATcacttcaaaagaacagcatttattttatatgaaatcttttgtaaaattgtaaatgtattttgatcaatttgatgTGCtcttttattaatacttttctttcttttgtttattgtaaTGCACTGTGGTGATGGTGTTGTACCATGgcaatattaagcagcaaaacatcCATTTCAGAATGgatgataataatatgaaatgtttcttaagcgctaaataagcatattagaatgatttctgaaggatcatgtgacactcaaGACTGGATtaacgatgctgaaaaattTGGCACaagaataattataatttttaaacatatttaaatagtaaacagtgattttaaattgCACAAGGATTTTGCAATACTactgtatttattgcatttttcatcaaataaatgcagccttggtgagctcTCTCAAACACATTTTCCAAGCTTTTGACCAGTAGTGTAATTAGCATTTCCACATGCAAGCTTTGGTGATTTGATTATAAATAATCTGGAGGAATTATCCTTTGCTTTTTACCCCAGGTATGTCCATGCCTTATATCTGGGTGTGCAAAGCCGCTGGCTCGGGGACCACGAGCACAAACACTTTTACTGGCGTACGATGTTTGAGAACGCTGACATCAGCATGCTGAGGTTGCTTGAGACCTTCCTGAAGAGCGCACCTCAGCTCGTTCTGCAACTCAGCATTATGGTCGAGACCGGCCAGGTCCTCCCTTTGCAGGGTAAGTTGATGACAGCTCACCTAGTATGCTAGAAGATGTTGGGACTGCTATTTTTTCTGGAtcatatgcattatattaatattttactggtAATCATAATCAGCTTCATAATCAGACTTGACTGACACACAAATGATTGAAGTAttgaatgcaacatttttctAACCATTTAAAAGAGTTTTGTCCATAAGGCATTTTAAGGTTTTTCAAAGTAGTCACCAAGACTACAGTTATTTGATAATAAATGGTATaaccattttatataaaacGTAATCTATTCCTGTAATgtcgaagctgaattttcagtatcattactccagcggtatcacatgatccttcagaaatcattctgatatgctgatttgctctttaagaaacatatattattatcattgtttgaaaatagttgtgctgcttaatatttttgtttaaacaatgatggtttattttcagaatgaaattttttttactttcacttttgtaactagagtgaaaaaaaatgtcttttgaaatgtctttcacttggaaatattaaatatctttcAAAGTTTTTATGCCATTCACTTTGTAGACTTGCATAAACACAGAGATTAGAAAGTCTTGTTAGCAAAACcttttttagaaatattgaTGAGAAAGTCTGTGCCTTAACTACCACAATTTGCACAATTCCAGCTAATCCAACCCATTAGAACCAACAATGTCGACCTATTTTTGAGTGCACTATATCAGACGGTCAGAAAACGTGCTGTGGGGGGACTGTGGGCGTACTGTCTGAGACTGAAAGACATCTCTCATGTTGCTATCCACCAGGTCACAGAGTACAGAGTTTGATTCAATTTATTTCTTGCAGTCtgatttctaatttaaatatgatgcaataagaattgttttataaattcGTTTGGCCATCGTTAAGGATCAAAGTGCAATTTCACAGCATGCGTTTGCTCAGCGTCTCATTTTCTATCTAAGACCAAATTAGCTGGTAAATTACTGAGGATGTGATAAgtgtgcatgcatacacattttAGGTCATTGTGCATGAAAATTTAAGTAGGCTACTTTCATTGTGATTAAACTATCCAAAAGCAgttaagatgcttttttttcaaagttcCTTGGAAGAGGTCACTTCAAATTTGCATGAATGTGAGTAATCATAAAGAGATATATAATTGAagataaaaatgacagtaatcAAAGGATCATTTAGAATATTACCTCATTAGATGTTCATGTCAGGGTCTTCATAATGTTGACatgttaaaatcatatttaactGTGTAGTTTAATTGCTTCAGTCTATCTTTGGCTCTATAAGGAGGGATCATCACATGGGATAGTTACAAACCCACCTGACAGGTGATTTTGATTACAGAGCTGTGACAACTCACTGTTGCATTAGTTCAGCTCCATGGGAACAATTGTCGCCACTGTTAGATGTTCCCTGAGGAATTTTATCCAAATGTCAGAGAGCAAACTGTGACTCTTACAGAGCGCCCAGAGCTAGTTAACAAAAggatgtgatttttgttttaaaaatgtcatttcatgtgATGCCCTTCTTTCTTTCCGTGTCATTTTTGTACTAAAGTTTAGAGAGCTGCAGTATGTACTCTGTGGCAGCCCTTctcatattacatttatttagactGCTGAAGGCCTCTTTTTCCAGAAAGATAAAAATGAACCTGAGGAGAGCCAAAATGTGATTCCACAACAAAGCATATCCAGTTCTCAGGAAATGAGCAGGGCACCGTCAGCAGTGCAGAGAATTCTGGCATCAGTGCAAGAGTGTTTCCTCTTGTTCTGTCCTGACCTGCACTTTTCCAGTCTGAAGACTGATATTATGATTAAGGTGCTTCGCTGGGTCTGTCATAATCACTCATAATCATATTCAGTGCAATGTGAGACGGCTGGAGAACTAGCTAATGATTATGTTTTTGCTGATCAGGAGAGATTTTCCGTTTTGACTGCTCCTGACTAAACGGGTGAGCTGATGAATGGCCAGACAGGAacctcattaaatattcatgagagCTTCTCCAGAGTGTACCAGCACTCaaacagaatttcatttttttttcctgagaggGATGGTGAGGTGTACTGTCATTCTTCATATACTGTAGAGACTTGGTTGAATGGTTATGCATTATTATAGgttttgatttgaaataaatttttctGTAAACTTTGCCTCTGTAGGTTttgatttgaaattaatttgaagtattttattgCTAAGTATTTGCTTTGTCCTTAATGTGTCTTCTAAAATTccttaatgaaataaaaagaaaaagaatttcAGTATATAGTAGActgaatatgtttttatttttattttattataacctTATTATAATAGCGggctaaaaaactaaataggttacactttattttaaggtgtctttgttacagtATGATACATTTCAGTAccaagttttaataataattaactacatgtacactctcagaaataaaggtccAAAatctgtcactggggcagtaccttttaAAGGTatgcttttgtaccttttgtaGCTACTTATATGTTCTCCCTAGTACACTGAACTGTCCAAGGTCCCAACTTATACTTTTTCCAGCAgtgtaattaaattgaattaatgttCCATGTAAAGTGACCtattttttctctgtctctctttctcattgCGCTTCATTTGATCCAGGTCTGTCTGCATCCACATCTCTAGTGTCTCTGGGTTGGATGATGGCCTCTTATCAGAAGGCATTACGGGACTCTCGCGATGACAAGCACCCCATGACGTATAAAGCAGTGGTGGTGAACATGCTGTGGCACCTCTTCACAGTAGGAGCCCGCGCCATGGCCTTCGCTCTCTTCGTTTCCATCTTCCAGCTCTACTTCGGCATTTTCATCGTGGCCCACTGGTGCGCCATGACCTTCTGGATCATCCAAGGTGAGACGGACTTCTGCATGTCCAAGTGGGAGGAGATCATCTACAACATGATGGTGGGCATTGTGTACATATTCTGCTGGTTCAGCGTCCGTGAGGGCCCCACGCGGTGCCGTCTGCTTCTTTACAGCCTCATAATCCTGGCGGAAAACGTGGCCCTCACTGCTGTGTGGTACATATACCGCAGCCAGCGCACTTCAGACTTTTACGCAGTGGTGGTGGTGTGCGTGGTGGCGTGTAGCTACGCCCTGggcacattttttatgtttgtctACTACTGCCTGCTGCACCCTGACGGTCCTGTGTCTGGGGCCTATATTGGATGTTGCGACGTCCAGGTGGGTGCCATTTCAGATCCTTGTGTCTCATCACCCACCTCCGTTCCTCCTCCTTTGGATGCAGTGAGCAGTCCGCCGCGGACTCTGCAGAGGACTAAAGGAGGAGAGTCAGTACCAGGAGGAGACGTTGGAGAAGTGTTTAAGATGCGGACCCTTAAGGCCTCGCGAACTGCCGCGCCTCGCCTCACCCCAAGGACAGAGGGGCCGGTAATTCGCATCGACCTTCCCAGGAAGCAGTATCCAGCCTGGGACGCCCACTTCATTGATCGCAGGCTGCGAAAGACCATTTTGGTGCTGGAAGCCGCTGCTCCGATCACACCGAGGATCCAGTACCGCTGTCTAGGCACACCGAAGGAAGTGATGGAATACGAGACGACAGTCTGAAATGTTTTACCTTCTCCAAGTGTTATTGTGCAGAAAAGTCAGTTGCATACAGCTTTATTTGGTGAAGAGGTAGAGTCAGATCTTCACATGACCCCTTATTGACTCTCATCTGTGAAAGCACATTATGCACTGGTGTCTAGAAAAGAGCCACCCTGTGGTGACGTTAGATATTACTACAGGTTATGGGGTTAGGAGTGTTAGGTAGGGGTCTGACTAAATGAATGGAAGAAAGCAGTGAGGCCACGGTAAATCTGTAATGAGCAAAACAACATATCAATGTGGTACATTAACAGCAATGGTGCTCAAACACATCCCAAACACCGTTTCAGACCATCCTAGGTGTTTTTAAATCTCATGGGGCAGCTGccgtaaaaaacaacaaaaactgaatCCACTTGGTCATAATTCTGTAAAATGTGTGAATTATCTCATTAAAGGCCTTAAGACTTTCTAACGTTTCACTATATAGCATCTATAGGTGCATTTCACCctgtttatatacattataaacagTATTACATTAGCGAATATCTGAAAAAGTTTGTGTGTTATATCATTGAAGGTTTGAAATTTGATAACATCTAAGCGTTTTGTTAAGCACAGGAAATGTTGCCTTCAAAAACAGGGAACTGATTTTGCAAGAGATGCtctttatgtttaaaaaaagaaactggtCACAGTTAACAAGATCTCTTTTCGGCGTACCTTTCAAGTGAAAAATTgcatatcactttttttttatgttctcaaAGGACATTTGTGTCATTATGGAAATAATGGGTCTGATGCTGAAAAATGGACGAGTGCACCTATAAAGAGAATTGAATGAATGTTTATCTCTAGAACAAAGAACCCTGATCAAACCGGTTTACTATATGCCTGTAATAGGAAGGTATGGTTTTACCACAGTATTTCAAACATGTCTAAGCTAACAAAGTTTACGTTTTCACATCTGAAAGTACTTGTGTGACAGCTGAAgggaaaaaataacatataGCATATGTTTACATGTTTCTCATTTTAGGATTCATAATAACGGTTACAGCGTTATTACTTtgccatttcatttcatttgcataatttggTGCAATAATACTCACAAAAGTTTGAACAGTGAACATTTTGATGTATATGAACAAGTCCATACAGTATCCTCTGTctcttttatttaacatttaaacaaaggTAATGATAGATTGGGTCATATCCATCTAATATCCTCTACCAATTGATGagaatgtatatttttactCTGATCAAAAACAATAGCtgtcttttctttccttcttttttttttatttctttctaaaacAGAGCAGTGACCCTGTTGTGTACAAATGACAAAGAACATAGCATTGATTGCCTATTGGGCTGTTGAATAGAGAGAAGATGAATAATCCTTGGGTTTGTGCAGTGTTTACTGATATCATGTTATTGCTAGGTCCATTAACCCATTGTAACTATTTCACTTCTTGGCATAACCATTACATATGTCCATTTGTGTTATCATGTTGGTGCTAGCTGGAACACCTCAGCACAGCCATGTATGCTGTACTTTATCAATGTGGATCATACTCGTTCACTCTGGTTAATGCTGGATTTTACCATAGACACGCTAAAAGACTTTAAGCCTTACACTGCACCTGCAAGACTGTTGCTGTCGACTGTAAAAAGGAATGTCGATCTTCAGccatgtgttttatttggacaataaagaaagcaaaattGTGTATTTACTGACCTGACCAAAGCATCAACTGAAAGGgtgtcttttgttttgcttgtcaGCTTAAGTTAAATGAACACGCTGGTATAGCAGCATTATACCACAGTGTTTTTTTCACCTGAACGTTCATTCCAAAAATGAGCACTACAAAAATGAGCCACTACAAGTCTCAGccaatgatttttatttgatgtatgCTGCACTCAAGTGGAAACCAGCTGAATAGcaattagatttatttacatttaaaagtcagTTGGAAGAAGTTTTAACTAGAACTTTATTAAAgccttttaaaacattgatgCACACAGTCTATTCATTCACCCCACAGGCACTATATCAACATCCATAACGCtatataatgaaatgcattcttACAGCATTGCCATAATCTAGAGATGccattaaaaacagtttatttttgttaagtTATACACAAtgttaaagggaaagttcaccaaaaaatgaaaagcaattgttcaccctcatgtcgttccttGACTTGCAATTTTTGGCCCAGTTTTACTTATTCGAACCTGAATACAGACAATGAACTATGAGAGATGAGTTGTGAACAGAGTTGTACATCAAAGTGGCAGATCCTGCATCGGCATCATTTTTTTGGCGAACTACAATTTAAATTGGGAGGGTATGCATTTGTCTGAATTTgctgttaaaaagaaaacaaataactcTAGGAAATATTTTGAGCAGACTGATTAGACTAAGGTTAATTCCCTACGAACAGTGGACCAGTAGATTACGAAATGTTAGCTCGGGCCTTATTACATAACATAATGTGGAACTGCACGCATATTGCaacatagcaataataatagtctCAGCCATTCGTTCCCTCAGCAagcttaaataaatgtattttatggaTTTGGATATGTATTTAAACAACATAAAGGTCATTCTTTAGGACGTAATTCTGAGAAATTACTATTGCAGGGCTGTTAAGAACTTTTGATTATGCTCCTGCTGCCAGCATTTTATCTGAAGAATCCGGAAATTGCTTCCTCCCTCATTTTCTTTATCCTATTTTATTATCCCATGAGCTGTTGCAGACATCACGCTATTTACATAACAGAATGACCTGTATAAATACAATACTTTAACTCCTTTAATGAGCTGTGCTGAAACTTAGAGCTCAGCGGTGTCTACTCAAACATTATAGTGTGAATACAACTATAAATTGCATGAACAAAAATTCATGATTGTGCTGACCCACTACAACATAGACTACAAGAAAATTTTGTTGCTGCTACTGTGAAGATTTTTAGCTATCCTTGCTATTGTGTACATTTGTTTATGCTAACATATTCTATAATAAATGACATAGGGTGCATACAGTGGAGCGCTTTGAGggtgaaattattttttgcaatatgtaaaattaatgcagattttaaatataataaatttatagaAATTGAactataattgtataattatataattaaaacattacaaataataataatataccaaaaatatatatatatataatactaataacaataacaataataatatgtaaaattattaaactcaggtattgtttgaaaaaaatagatattaataaTCAAAGACAGCAACAGATGTCCTTCACATTTCTTATGGCCTCCTGTACATTTGAAGCAAATTATTGTACAAATTTATGAAC includes these proteins:
- the xkr5l gene encoding XK-related protein 7 — protein: MAAKSDGTAVSLQNDIPPTCLPGLEKSSPQCRPVGKEYSLLDCCWTLCALLVFFSDGASDLWLAADYYIRQDYLWFALTLVFIIIPSVVVQVLSFRWFAYDYSDANGSGTAAAAMVAASNAESHFSTKDRDLRGAGRSAAVTGSRSGAESCCRACVWLFQSVVHVLQLAQVWRYVHALYLGVQSRWLGDHEHKHFYWRTMFENADISMLRLLETFLKSAPQLVLQLSIMVETGQVLPLQGLSASTSLVSLGWMMASYQKALRDSRDDKHPMTYKAVVVNMLWHLFTVGARAMAFALFVSIFQLYFGIFIVAHWCAMTFWIIQGETDFCMSKWEEIIYNMMVGIVYIFCWFSVREGPTRCRLLLYSLIILAENVALTAVWYIYRSQRTSDFYAVVVVCVVACSYALGTFFMFVYYCLLHPDGPVSGAYIGCCDVQVGAISDPCVSSPTSVPPPLDAVSSPPRTLQRTKGGESVPGGDVGEVFKMRTLKASRTAAPRLTPRTEGPVIRIDLPRKQYPAWDAHFIDRRLRKTILVLEAAAPITPRIQYRCLGTPKEVMEYETTV